The genomic segment aagctagagatctctctgatttgcttgttatgtgttgttaggctggttagattgttatttgggacgtttggaagctttcttgtggcttgggattgagtttcgtggttgcaggaacgaagatccggcgagaagcttcggaggaaaatgatgctcggcattgcatcggtcgatgcactttgtgcgtcggtcgatgcagatgcgaggacggcgcgtaaactctagggttttcgtgttatgtcgagcatgcgtcggtcgatgcatatcttgcatcggtcgatgcaagttaaccttgcatcggtcgacgcagatcttgcgtcggtcgacgcaacctccatctggtgtcggtcgatgcatgttggtatcggtcgatgcagagtcctggtttgttattgttgattgttgaatgttgtttgatggttagagatgtctctattgcttgtgtgtatagcccagtagatgggaggattgccttattgagtgtttataaaatactcatgcattgcaatatgtgtttgtagtgcaggtaaaggcaaagtgtgatcgtagaatcaaggcaatgaagaggaggatgttctagggactcggtttgatgttgtctggcttgctaggttgctagagttgagtcattagaacattgctaggttgctggttctatgatttctgcTATTTGACTATTGGTTACTGTTGATgttatgattattggttattattggattattatttggatattgattgaTATTAGTTTttctgctgttggttgtgattgtggttaggtggctagtgggtatggaatcactaattgtagtttatttattatattatattattatttattatttattatttaaaaaaaaaaagggtcggtcgtttcagaaATGCTACGTTTTTAATTTGCAAGATGCGAATAGCGAGGAACTTTAcgttcctcgcaaatccatTACTATAACTGTTTTGCGAGAGATGAGCAACAAATATTGCCGTCGCAAAAACcgtgttttcttgtaatgtATTTACGCAATAGCGTAGATAAAGTAAAATGTTTGTCGTGCTTGTGGTAAACATCGTTTGGTTAAGGTACCGCAATTGAAGCACATTAAAAATCAGAACATTCATCACAACTCGATAACTGTTACACAATTTGATCGCAAGGCAAGGAAACCtcaataaagaaataaaaagagaatgaaTTAGGAATGATCTCTATGGCCAAacttatataaagaaataaaaagagtatGATAAGGAAGGTATAGTCTTCCACACAGTGATATAGTTCGAGTAAATTTAACATAGTTTCACTTGTGACatataaaaaaccaattttCTATGTGCATATATTGTagaaatttctcttttttccacTTATACATATAGTTTCTCCTTTATCTATACAATTTGTATGAGAGAAAAAgtgaaatttttagtttttacttcttttttggGTGTGCATTTACTATTTGTAATACATATCATGGATATCGAATTAGTTATGTTAGTTTGCATATtatcatcatataattaatatttcaatCTTGACCAGAAATGAAAATCCTatctaaaaaattgtttatagcACTCCAACTACCAAAGAGTGTaacacaatgaaaacaaaatttaaataccaTATGCTCACACTAGTGTAATTGTTACAACAGAGTAATTAATCAACGTATCAAATGAAGAAAATTAGTTTATAATCTACAGCAAATGTAACAGATGAACAAGAAAGAACTAATTAAGCAGTTTTGTAATTGAGCATTGAAACAGATGAAAGCCATTAAAGTGATTCACAAGAGGTCCTACTTTCTATAATCGCTTTTCCATAATCTTGATCTTCCTAGACCAAGAACCTCAAATGAAGGGACCCATGCCATGGATGCACATGATGCACACATCCTGGAGCGTAGGATCACTGACCTCTACAATGAGATAGAGAACTATAAGGCCTTCTTTATAGGGAGAACATAAGAGGTGTTCTTAgcctattaaaattataaatataaggaATAGTGGCAGAAGAACACCAAGATCAGTttttgatgtagaactgattttgGTCCAGTTCTAAACTGACGTGGCAAGCtgtgaatggatacaattttttgcaaacaatttttcacaaattaaaagaggatttaattgaaaatatatggaataaatttggacattaaactatgtattaattaaataaaatgtttgtgtgttttaattaagtaatatgtttgttttttttttatctttaaagttttttttgtttcataaaattttggtattgtattttgaattttagtaaattttttataagtttgcaatttaaatactatttttaaagtttttataaatgtaatatatttaagattattatattattaaatcttatgatcttaaacatgttctcccaataataACAAACTTCTTTTGTTaagatctaaactaatgatcttacattattttcataatatttttactctaaaaacACCCAAAAGTGTTCCCCCAATAAAGATGCCTTAAACGAGACAAAGATGATCTTGAGATACAGGGGGGGGGCAGCTTTCTCTGGATTATGAGATAGCAAGAAAATCACGGTATCTGATACAAGCTAGAGCAAAGCCAGGTCCAAGAACAGTTGGAGAATGAAGATGCAATGCGGGAAAATCACGGTATCTGATACAAGCTAGAGCAAAGCCAGGTCCAAGAACAGTTGGAGAATGAAGATGCAATATGAATATACACGATGGTGGTGTATGTATATTCTTTATTTgtattattaagttattaactaACAGCATTATGGCAACGGCTAACTACGCAAATTATTTTACTTACAATGTTTTTgctaaataaacaatttttattgttattaatttaaaagtttgtaaaatGCCATAAATagctttattttataataaattatgttattttaatcAATACAATTTTTACTAGATTATAACTTGCGGTATACCGCaggataatattttttaataatatgttttgattgatatttagattctataattttttattatttttattttttgtgttagGTTTGGTTAGGATTAGCCTAACACCTATCGTTAACTCAATTGATATCAAACTAaaatatctatactagtatttttgcagcagtttttgctcaaaaatactttttggaaagtttttacatttaatgcattgactttaatattagttaccaaaacttcaaaattatttataggtaagattttagaaaataaagaaatctttctacttcattcaaacataaatatatgattctttttcatttttatttgaatttatatttaaattatcttgaattattctagaatacatttagttaataaaaattgtgatttttcctgcatatgatgtaatacaaatttttaaaaacggatACAATATCCCAGatcgtctaaaaaaattgggcaatggttctgagtcatactataaaagagaccaaaatgattctgaatacaaatgagtagaaagcttaatttatcatgcattcaaacttaaaaaaaatttatttgatttattctggttctttattttaaatatttttaaaaggttaaatatgaaaaatatttaaaacttttaaaaagttaaaaagttaaaaatgataaatattataccgtagatacacaataaatattaaaaattaagatgatatagtgtgagttaaaatatctcaggacggagttatatagcgggacgggttttatcgatattcatataaattaaaaaatatcactaattcggtgttacacggataaaacatcatttcattattttgttaacactgtcgGTATCAGATAAtagatatatctaattaaattgattaaataaatattatgtaaacaaataattatattgcggtattatatggtttgtttaacaattattatataattataatatatttaaccaacaaatataatttataatttaaatattttagttataaataattttgccgTGTGGTGTACagcggatcctaatctagttttGTGTATTTTCGTAGATCAATCCgtaaaaactataaattgtatttatgtaAACTCTAACCCGTTATATAACATGATCCtcaagaatttaaattttagcAAGTCAAAGTATCtagaatatttaaattatggatactaatttcttttaaattatttaaggtatgtcttttatatattacaaattataacttcaaattttgatatatattcaAATTGCAAGggttttattatgtaaattttacaaataaaaggtTACTTTACCAAATGTATTTCCAAATTAATAATTGGAGgatgttttaaaagaaattacaaaagagAGGATGAaagttacaaattataaaataatttcagtACTAATATTCCCAATACACTTGTGGCATGTACCTATCACTTAAGTCTTCAACACCCcgaaacaaaatctttataatTAAAGTCACGACAAATCTTGCATAcaacaaaatcttttatatgactatacttttttttttttcttttttatatatatatatacttgtatcTGCTTTTCTGTGGAGAACAAAATCACCCATACAACAAATCTTGCATATATATAGCAAATCGCCCGAGAGAGATAATCTAGTCATCTGGACCTCCTCCgttttataaatacaaaatctttatttaaaagaaaattttaggagtattatataaatacaaatggCCTTAACACACGTAAAACAAACGTGGGTCACTGTCTTGTGCAGAAAACTAAAGAGATTGGTGACACTAAACGTTGATCTTCTTTCACATGATATGTTAAGTAACTTGGCATTATACGTATGATTCAGTTCTTGTCATATGTGATTTGCGTATACTTTGTTTAGTTTGCAGAAGAGGACCTTTCCTATTGTTGCCCCTCATACCAATAATTTGACTAGtcacatttttatttcaattgtGGTATGTCAagatcatataatatttttactagtcacacatttttatttcaagATCTATTTGTTTGGTCAAACATTGTTTAGTCAagcattaaaaattttcaattttaattcaaaCTTTGATAGTTTAATTCCAATAATGTGTCAAACTTAGAATGAAATTAcactaaaataaatgttattaaaaatacaGAATATCTTAGCTacctaaaacacacacacactttcCTATTGCAAAATAATACTccatatatattactatatatagatTCACCATCCTAATTAAACAAATCTCATAATCAATATTCAtacattttctaataaaaaaatgtatatatatagatatatatatatattaaaaatacagaaTATTTGATacctaaaacacacacactttCCTATTGCAAAATAATACTCCATCTAATATATATAGCTTCACCATCCTAATTAAACAAATCTCATAATCAATATTCatacattttcttataaaaaaaaaaaaaaatatatatatatatatatatattagaattagATAGAAAGAGATACTAAGAGCTCAAGTAATGAAGATGAAGTTAACTGCATTGGTTTTCATCGCGTTTGTTCTGCTCTCTCTGGCTCTTTCCAAAGCAGAGGCGGCATGTGACATCCAAGATATTAAAGTATGTCTACCAGCAGTTATAGGAGGATCCCCACCGTCGACGGAGTGttgcaccaaattaaaccataaTCATTCATGTTTTTGTGATTACTTGAAAAATCCATTGGTTGTTCCATATAAGACATCTGTTAAACAAGTTTTAGAAGCTTGTGGTATACCTGTTCCTGTTTGTTAAAACttagaatatttataaaataataattactattaTAATTATTAGGGTATTTCTCATCATATATTGAGAGTTTATAATTATTTCTTCGCCATAGATTTCCAGtctaaacaaattatatttatttaattataaacaacTTTCATGTAGTTCTTCACGGTGGGATATGGGTGTTTATTagttttactaattaatttgttCAATGGATCCAAATTCTAATAATCAAGCTACCATAAGTGTAACTAGCTATTATCTCCCTTCTATTCTCCATCCTACAATagtcaaaatattatattctcCGGTGTGCTGGAGAGGCGGATAAGAGGTGTGTAAGGTATCATgggaatttggttttgattggGGAGATTGGGATCATCATGGCTTAATCAATAGGAGATTTTGCGAGAAGATGGTGGTCCGAATCTCTTTTTCCATGGGATTTTTCGGATTGGCAAATATTTGCAGAGGTTTAATTCCGGAAGGAGTTTATCTGAGTCTCCGATTCGAATCAGAGCTGATTATCTCACATTCCTGGATGGTACGATTTTGGTTTCCTTTCTTTGAACATTCGCTGGTGGTTTCGGATCCCTCACAACTTAATATGGATCTATCTTATCTCTATTTTGTAAGAGCTGTGGAGAGTGTGATTAGCTTTGTTTAAATTACAAAGTGTAAAAGTGTACTAGAGCGATGCGattaagattaataaaagattaatgTAAAAGtccacttttaaaattattttgaggACGTTTTGACgttttcaatgttttaaaacttacctcgagtttaaatttttaactgtATTTATTCACAACTAacattacatttttaaaatctaattacaCAAAACCTCGAAATAATTTGAAATGGTCCTGAACTGAAAGATTGATCTAGCGTAAAAGATTTTTCGTCGGACCACGaaattaaatatcatttatGTTGTGGGGTTTTGGGGATTCATTTTCTAGTCGAT from the Camelina sativa cultivar DH55 chromosome 12, Cs, whole genome shotgun sequence genome contains:
- the LOC104732776 gene encoding probable non-specific lipid-transfer protein AKCS9 — its product is MKMKLTALVFIAFVLLSLALSKAEAACDIQDIKVCLPAVIGGSPPSTECCTKLNHNHSCFCDYLKNPLVVPYKTSVKQVLEACGIPVPVC